The Nomia melanderi isolate GNS246 chromosome 3, iyNomMela1, whole genome shotgun sequence genomic interval GTGTATTCCCTCTTTTTCCATGACGTAACGCGCGCGATCGACGATGAACCGATGAGCGTGACATGATAATCACCGTTCGCTCTTAGCTTGGCGGCATTGAATCTGCGAACGTCTACGTTGAACATTTATTTGACAAGCAACTCAAGTACAAGGATGTAGGTGTAAGTAGTCTCTAAATTCTTTCCCCATGAACGAAGATGGTCGTCTTTCAAACTATCGTTCGACGAGTCCGCGAACATTTTGCGCGTTGAAGCTGTACACGAGTCTGCTGCTAATACTGCGATTGATTCTTCCGGAACTTAGCGCGCGCGATCGTTGGGAAAAGATCGCGCGTACAATTGAGAAACAATAGCGTACTACCGATGAAAATTATTGTCTCTTCGTGTTTGAACGTAAACGATATTCGGCGGAGAGCATGAGATTCCGACGGCAAGTCGATCACGTTTGCCGACGATcgaagtattattaattattattgtcctTCTCTTGGAAAATACATTTGAGAAAAGTTACATAACATGAGCGGAGAACGCGCTTGGAACGCGATATGGCGGCGTTCGCGCTCGAGAATTCTCTTCTAACGCGAGAACGATGTGTTTGGAAACGAGATCCATCGGACGAGATAACATCTGTATTTTCcaatatacttattatatattCGCATTCATTAGGCATTCTTCGACGTGAATTCACGGACCGTTCGGTACGCACAGTTCTCAGACATACTCACGCGAGTATGTACGTATAACTCGTTGCTCGTCGTGCACTTCACTACCTCGTTCTCGACGACATTAAGGCAGACTTTCAAGTAATTGACAAAAGACGCTGAGACGGCCAACCCTTTACTTGACAATTTGTTATTCAtggcaattaacacgttgaacgctgcaCGAATCCACcgagcaaaatacacacaatggaaacaatataatattaaatcgtttggttgaattgcattatgattACTACACGTTCATCTAACTAAATGTCACCGTATCAGGTAGCGTTAtgtataacatagaaatgttttcaaataatcatcgtttcattgaatgaactatagtaattcgatttggtcaccggtgactcccatgacattcaacgtgttaatacacgTTTCCTAGGAATAGTAAAATATCAGTGAATCTTTCTTTCAATGTTCATTCAGTGTTCATCCTTCCTTACGACATGAAAGGTATGGGAAATTCAGGATATCTAATGCGTCGTGAAACTATAGATTACTGTAAATAATATGGCGATCGCGCTTGTCGTTTGCCAGGTAAAGGGTCAGGTGTTTTAACCAATAAAGGGACAGTGGAAAAATATTGCTCGCAGAGGAAACGGAAAACGCTTCTGCGTACATTCTCCCCGTAGAAGTGGCCTTTCCATCGATACATTTCTCTTCGCAATCATTGGTTTACTATCGACTACAATAGGACACAAAGGATCACAGTTCCTGTTAACCCGAATATGCTGCTTCGCTCTCGGACGAAATTCTTTTGAAAGAGATCGAGGTCACGAACATACTGACTCACGAATCAGACTTCGACATTATACAATCCCGGCTTGAGACAATGAAGTTTGACGTTCGGTCATATTGAGATTTGGAAGATTGATTCGAGATCGGTTCTTAGCTCGCAAGATTGATTTTTTTGGAAAGAAAGATTTCTACCGATTTTTATCGTTCAGAAATAAGTTACGTGAAAATGTTTCTCAGCTCCAAACTTTATTCgaaagggaaaagagagagaagaaacaATTTCTTCGTCGAAAGTATTCGAGAGCGAACTCTTAAACGTTAGAGATGAATAGGAACGAGTATCACATAAACGAATGGAACGCTATTCGTATGAAAATGTTCGTCAATGCACATCTTTTCCACGTACAATCGTCTGGACTTGTCGACAAATTAAAATCTACATTCTTAACGCCTTAACGGAAACATCTATCCGCGTGTCGTTATAAATTATTACCACTTGAAAGTTCGAGCGCAGCAAATAATACTGTAAACTGTCATTCTTCTCTACCTAAGAAACGCCTGCCTTATCCGCGAACCCTCTGCAATCCGAATATTTCTCGGATCTAATGTTACAAATGCCATGTATACGCTGTTCCTCGGTAACTTAAAAAGAACGGAGGGCGAGTCCGCGCGAACGGAACTAACGATAAGACTAAAAGAAGAAGCAcggaaaacaatgtaaaaaacaGATATAAATATCAGTGGGAGCATATTGCAGTGGGGTTCCACAGAATGAAAGTAGGGAAGCCATCTATTGGCCAGCTAATACTCGAAGGTCGGAACGCAACACCGAATGGAATCAGCGGTActttacgaaaataatagaTTAACGGAGATCTTTGAACTTCCACCGTCCTGGTACAATGTGTCCCACGTGTTTCTTTTCCTATCCACatgcacacgcacacacgcgcacaGGCACGCATCATACACGCAACACACGCGTCATGTTTCCCATGAAAAATACCCTATCTAAATCTTCGTTTAAGGTAGCGGAGTTCGAGCAGTGGTCTCCACGACGTTCCTTGAGTCCGTTTTCTCGTTGTCGGCTTGTTCTTGCGTATTCTCTAATTCCGTTTTACGGGCTATCGCGTAATTATTCAGATACTCGACCACATGCATGTGCCCGAAGGTTTCCGCTTCGTCTACCGGTCGTTTTCCCCACCTGAAACGATGAACGCGATTAACTTCTTTGCGCTGGAAAGACTTTGAtgtttttgttctaaaattgcAAACGACGTCTTGTACACATCGATAGTCCTGTTACATTATAGAtactaaattcttttaaaatgcaTCGCtctatagaaaataattgataaaccAAATTAATGTAGGTATCTGCGCGAGATAGGTAAAAAGGAAATTCTTTGTGCAAAACTTTGTTAAATCTCCGAACGTTTTGAGTCAATCGGATTGTCTGTTAAATTGCTTGAACACGGTGTTCAATCAGGTTTACCTGTCCTTGGGGTCGTGAGGTACGGCGCACTGTTCGATCAGAAATTCGACGCAATCTAGGTGGCCTTCACTGGCTGCCAAATGCAGGGCTGTCCTGCCGTCATAATCCGACAGCGTCATGTCCATGCCGCTTAGTCGATGCCTAAAATTGGAATAATATCGCACCTCGCCCTTTTCTCGCTGATTCGAATTATAAGGCAACATTCGATCGGTAATCGAGCAATTTATTTGCCAAAGCGATCAACTCTATAGAACGGGAAATAGAACAACTCAACATTTACTACATACGTAGAGAATTAATCAAGAATTTCAGtacaatttgaaaatattgtaaaaatggaGTTAATCGCTTTGACTCATGAATAAGTCGATTCCACGAACCTTCTTAACGCGGTGACGTCGCCACTAGCTGCACTGAACAACAGATTCACGATGGACAGTCCCTTTGTCTCGTACTTGTGCCTCCTGGGATCCTTTTTGTTTGTCGCGTGTTTTAGATTGTCATACCTGTGATCATAGTAGGTGCTACACTAATCGGGACGGGATGGACAACGACGGGAGACAATGAAAATAGTCCAAGTAACGTTGGCCGGTGGTGGTCCGTGTTCCGATTTCGAAGACGGTGACAGAGATTTTTGCGGACGGGTTTGTTCGTGCGGATTAACGTGTAGCGGATCGTGAGAAAAGCAAAGGaagggaaataaataattgattaatgtGTTGTCACTCGGTCGAGGAACGATTAGTTTTAGAATATAGATTAACAAGCGTAAATCTTCGCAGCGAAAATCATAGAAACGGAATCGTGATCGACATTTCGTTCGCAATTTATCGTACATGTGTTTCATGTTGTGACAGTGTAAACCGTGTAAATTCCATCTACGCGatcgtaaaaaaaaaagaatagccAGAGAACAGTTTTAAAGCAATGTCGACGCGCGTACCTGTGAAAATTGAACTCTGAGACGAGCTCCTCGCAGAACTGCACGCCCCGACAGGAGTTGCCGAGGGGATCCAGCGGTGGCGACCACGTGCAGATTCCCATTACGTTCGGTATAACCACGAGAAGGCTTCCCGACACTCCGGATTTAGCTGGTATTCCGACCTGCGTTTCAATGGACAGTTTTTCCGTCGTTATACACCTTAGACGACGAAGGGGTTCGTGTCCGATCGAAAATTGATCTATCGATCGGCAATGTTTTCATTGTCGACTCACCTTGAACGCGAACTGTCCGCTGTAATCGTACATGCCGCAGCTGTGCATCAGACTGAGGACATCTCTGACGCTGTCAGGTTTCAAGACCTTCTCCTCGGTGATAGGACATATACCGCCATTCGCGAGGGTAGCCGCCATCACCGCCATTGTGTCGCAATTCGCTTCCATCGAGCAACACTGGGATAAGAGGAACGACATAGAGATACGCGACGATCCGACAGAAATAGAGCTAGTTACACACCTGGAAGTAGAAGTCCATTATTTCCCGCAAGTTTGTTTTGTCCGGGTAGCAATTGTGTTCCCTCATGTAAAAGCCAAGTGCGTAATTTCTATCAGCGGCTTCTCTTTCCGACAAGAACACGGCATTGTTGAAGCCAAGATTCTCTCCACCGGCCAATCTCTTAAAATAGTTCATCGTGAAGTCGAATTTCTCCGCGAGTGTCATCTCCGGTTTAATCAACGACTTCAGCAAAGAACAGACCAATATCGCGCCCGCGTTAATCATAGGGTTATGAGGCTTCTCTGAAAACATGTACACAAGTGTATCAACATTCTTACTAGCGATGGGTTCAACACTATTTCTATTGATAGTCTCACTGGATACcttttgaaagtatttaaaattgtttgcttagtttaatcatttttcctcaattgaattttggacattttgtACAGTTAATTTCATAATCATTATTGCACAAGttgaaaaatcaattcaaaatatacgactaaacttggaaaataattttaagttaaaatttcaaatgatgtcttttgacacctttgATAGAAATAGCGTTCAAGGTACCGAGACGTCATACGTTAAACCTTTAACTCACTGTTGTAATCTAACACCAACTCGTTGAAGTTCCTCCCCGATGGTTCTTGTCCGACGTATTGGTGAACGACTTCTTGCCCTAGCCTGTCCAAAGCTATCGCGTATGTCAATGGCTTACTGCAGCTCTGTAGAGTGAATGGAATGGATGTGTCGCCGATACTGAACCTCTGTCCATCGATCGTGCACACCGAGACACCCCAGTAATCTGGATTCATTCTGGCCAGCTGGGGTATATAGGAGGCGACCTTGCCCTCCGAGTTCGACTTGCATTTCCAGTAGAAGTCCTCGATGTGTTTCGTGAAACCCGACCAATCGGGTATGATAAACTGATGCCTGAACGCTCTCGAGATCAGTACTATATTCGGATTTATGATCCTGGAAACGAGGCGACGGGTAATCGAACAACAGAATCGAATCGTGGAAACGGCAGTTACATGTCTCCTAGGGTCTCCTACCTTCGGAATTGTTCCCTGTTCAGTTTCTGCGTCTCGTGAGAAACACCTTCGTGGCCTCCAGTCGCCAAATGTTCTTTCCGCAGGTTGTCCGAGAATTCTTGAAGCCTGGGGTCGTCGTTTCGCAAACCGGTCGTCCTCAAAGCCTTGAAACACGGGAAATAAGAAGATAATGCGGAACGTCGGGAGCAATGAGCGTTAACTAGTCTCGCTTGCGACTCCTCGCGGGTAAAATCACGCAATACTCACAGCCAAGAACTTGCCCACCGGTAAGAGATCGGTATCTTCGTTTTTGAACATGTCGAATAATACATCTTCGGCGTTGGTGGCTTGATCCTGATCCCTGGTACTGGAATAGCACGTCGAACAAGGAACGATTAATCTTTGAAAGTTATCTCGCCTTTACTAGCAACCGAACGTTTGCAGTTCTATGAGCATGCAATTTTCTAAACTTTACTATTCCATGCAGAACAATAGAAGTATTATGACAGGGTGCTAAGTTCGTGGCCAGATTCGATGcctacaattttataatacaaatagaCATCGAGTTTACCCTTTCTATCGCGAGAGCAGGAAAATCTAAGTTACAACTACTCGTTTATCGATCGTTGCGTGTACCCTAGACGCTAACCCTTACTAGCGACATAGTGCTGTCATTAGcatttaacaatgaaataacgTTCGTTTCAACGAAAAATCTACTACCCTTCGGAACGGTAGCTTTCGCGTGTTGAGTCATGCATCAACCAATAACAACACGTCTCACACTGTACTCACTACATGTAATGGCTGTCATGAATGAAGCTGTACTCGCTGCAAAAACATAACGAAGAATTGGATCAATCGATTCTGCGATCGAAGTCATTACCTAAGGAATCGCGCCAACATTCTTTTAGATCTGTAACCTTTCTTCTCCAGCCAGATGGAGCACGCGACCTTCGATTTGATCGAGTAATCATCAGAAATCCCGATTGGCACTAAAGCCGAACTCTCCGTCGAACGTTTCTCGGCTACCGCGACGCAAGGCACAACGATGCTCAGTccattttccttcattttcgaGTGTTCCGCGAGCAGAAACGAATCGTTTCAACCGGTAGCTCGATGCAGAAATCGTTTCGATCGTTTCTCCGTGTTGGACCTTTCGGAAAGATCACGATTGTCGCGAGGGACACGATTCGATTCCGCGTTTCTCGACCGATCCCGAACCTCCGCGAGATCTTTTCGCTGTTTGCGTGAAATCAATGAGGAATACGACCTTATATAAACGACAGGAAACGAGCTACGACCCCACTCGAACTCGAGAAATACGATCCAAAAATAGCGGAAACGCCAACGAGTGACAACTGGTGCGAAGTGTGTTTATCGCGGTGGCGTTCGAGCGTTTTCAAACGAGCAAACAGCTTGGACAAATGGAAACCCCGGGATCGCCGCCGATGATTGGATTGCATAACCGCAAACATATCTGACATTGTACTTATCTATTAAGCAAAAGAAAATCGATCCGCGAGCAACGCGTCTAGAACAGAATCGGCTTCCTGCCGCGCACAAATCGCGTCGAAGTTTGAACGAGCAATTTACGGGATAAACACCGTGGAAAATCGCACCCGTGGACAAACAGTTGATTAGAATCAATTAGAACGATGGACATTCGAGTACCACGAATGATAGTCATCTGGTAAGCGCGCGGTGTGAATTTCGTCAGCGAAACCGTCATGCGTATCGAATATTCGCGTTCGAGCACCGGGGTCAGCCGTTTTATCGAGGAAACGGCGAGCGTTCGGTCTTACCGAAGCGACGATGTGTACAGATCGGCGACATCCTTCATGTATTGTTCGCAGAAGTCGAAGTCGTCCATTGTCTTCGGTCTCGTGTTAACGGTGTATTCGAAAGAGGACCAGCCGTTCATCACTCGTAAAGATTATTACTCTCCTTCCGGTTTCTGGCCTTATCGCAGCGCAACACTCTTTTCCCTAAGCTCGCACGAACGGTCGATCGATTGAGCAAAGTTACGGAGAACGAAACGATATCTTCCTCCGAACGTATTTAAATGCGGAGCGGTGTCGTTAAGACAATAAATAGCGATGCTTGGGGTCGGATCTATGAAGATCAATGGTTCTCAATTAACCATCTGTGGGATTTCCGTCGAGTTCGACGATCTTCGAAAACTCCGACGCAGTCACTCGTCGAGAGTAAACAGTAATTGGATCGGCGATGAGAAtatgaatatgaaataattgaatgataAAGAGATATGACACGAGGCAAACGAAACTCCAAGTTGATTGAAAAAATACGAGCAAAACGAATCACAGAAGTTCTCGTGATAGAAGTGTAATTGCAACTGAAGGAATTAATGACCGATCGAAAGCGATCGAGCGTTCGCAGCTTTCTCAGAAAAACGATGTGGAATCAACCGAAGGCGAACGAATGAGAACCGTCAGCATCGATTACATCGGATTTATTGATTCTCTATTGTGTTCcacctagcgcatggatctatTTCTCCGTTGTTACGATGTTCCTCGAGTAAGGAGAACGCAACAAACGATTAGCCTTATTCCGAATGCGCAACAACGATCTTCGATACAAGCAATTGGACTATTGTACGCGTCGCTGCGTTTAAATAGATCGGCTCGTTGTAAACGTTTCCATTTATTCTCCGAATTACGCAATGGAACTTCGACTCTACACGTATACGTGCACACTGTATCGTACTCagtcaaatataaaatacaatatattgtaAAACTCAAAACTATTTCAATCGTTTAGTCGAACACTATCGTCGTTGTGCCTCGCGTATCGCTGCAGTAACTAATTTAGCTAATTCCGAACAATTCTCTCGCGCCCGAAGGCACGCGCCAGTCGAGTACGCGCGTATAATCGCTTTGCAAACCGATCGTATCGCTTAATCACCGTGCGCTCTATCGTAAACGATAAATAATCGCGTATCCTTTGACACGGAATCGTTCGACATTAGCAAAAGTGAAAGGAGATGTTCGTTCGTTGATTCGAACCGAACATCCACGCGATCGCGGCTCCATAGAGGCGAAAGGCGTATAACGGAGTTGTCGAACAGCTGATTGTTCGATCAAGTAATTGACAAAGTAATGACAAGAGAAGAGGGAACGTGTTCGTTACCGTGTTTGCGCGCGTTCTAATTCTAAGGCACTTCCGAAAGCGGCATCCAAGTATTTTATAGTTCCAAGCTTCTTCGACGCCGGTACCGCAGCCCGTCTCTGCAATCAATCAGTTCCGCCGTCGTGATCAAGACAACTCCGAAAAACGAAAAACCGCAAAATAATCGCGCGACGCTCGTCGAAGAGATGTTCGATTTTCAATCGGAATCGGCGATTCGACGACCAGCTCTCTTCCCACGGGACACGGGAACCCTCGCGGCGTGCGAAACGAAAATTTGATCCGCGCGGACTCACAATGATTAAAGGGAAGGGATCGCGGGGCCGTTGAAAGGCCTCCGCTTTCGTTTTGAGAACGAAAGAATTTCGAGTCGGCAAAGCGTGCGAGGAAGGGTGCAGAGGCGCCGGTTGCCAGACAGTTCCCGTATTGATCCTTCGATGAATCAACTCCGAACACCTTAAGCCGAAACCTGCCACGTGTATTCCTAATTCGGATCAACGGGTTGCATGCAGGGAAACAAATTCTTAAGGAGCGCTGCTCCACCCTTGACCCAGTTTCGAAAAGCCGCCGCTGCCGAATGAAAAATCACACGTTGAAGGATCAAACGTCCGACGAAGCCGTCGCGGACAGCGGGAGCAACGCATCCTTTCCAATCGTGGTTGTCGATCATTGACAGCAATTTATCGCGTAGAAAGACGCTAACGATCAACTGATTAAAGTGCGACGCTCGCGCCTGTTTGCTACGAGTCGGCTGTACGGCGTTCAAGTATTTCTGTCGCTGAAATGGGCCACTGCCACCGCCCACGTGGACGCTAAACATGAATAGAATAACGCGAGTGCGTATGCACAATCGCTGTCGCCGTTCGTCGAGCAACCGTCACgagtttcattcaaattttgcatTAGAGACTTTGAAGATTCGTCGAAGTGACAAGATTTCCGGAGAATAGGGTATAGGATTGTTCGAAAATCCCGAATATCCAGATACCTCTGTCTACTTTCGAACTGTTTCCTACATCTCGAACAATCACCGGTCATCGCACGGGTGAAAAGAAGTTGAAGACAGAAGAACTGTCGGCGAACAAGATGTTTCCATGCTTGCACTCGATCGAGTCCTCGACACCACGACGCGCACTTTAGCTCCTTCCTGGAGGCTCAAGCAGCACGTTGCTACGTGATCTGGCCCAAACGTTCATCCAATTTCACGAGACAACGGATCGATGAGACTGCGAAAGGAGGGTCGGTCTTCGTTGCCATCCGAATCGATAGACGTTAACCGAATTTCGCGGGAACGTCTCGGATCAATAATGCATAGAACAGAACCGGGAGAACGTTTCGCACCTTACTGCTGATGTGCAGCCTCCTGAGCCCGTTCGCGCCAACCTTCACGATCTTCAGCATCCTCGGGGATGGGTTTTCACTGCTCGTAAAGGGAGATCTCGATGGTGTCCGCTTTCGGGCAACGGCACGGGAACTCGGGGGTTGACACTCTCGGCTCTCCTCGAATCTGCGAAAGACGCACGCGTACGCACGTACGTTCGGAAACGATGACGCGAGAGCGCGACCCTCGACGTCCCGTCAGCTACGAGTTACTGCGGTATTAAGGGTCGCGGGGACGTTTGCCAACGGGGAGGCCAGCCGGCGTATAGGGCACATGCGCGATTTAGACGCGACTACGTCGAGAAATTCACGGCTGGTCGAATCGGTTTTTTGCCGCTCGTGATCAATAGGACGCGGGACTGGTTCTAAGCATTGAGGATTTCGGGCCAGGCAGACCTCTTTAGCCGTGGTGGTACAAAAGAGACGATCATCGACGCGCTTAGGTAACCGTAGGCCAAGAACGCGATGAACGATGGCCTCGACGATCGGAAACTCTTTTGGAAGAAAGAAACCGGTAGTACGAGTCTAGATAAAATCTCATTTTTCGTTTATTGTCTTGCAGTTATTGTATTCGTGGTACATTGTACACGGAAAGGTGGATAGAAAGGTAATAGTAAAGATGACGCACCGTGCTGCCAGTAAAACGGTCAGTCTATCGTGTCGCTGTGGCGACGGATCCGTCGAATTGCGAGCTCGAAATCTCGCAGGCGGATAACGATTAAACACGGGGGAACGATTAAGTCCTAACGAGGCACGATTTAGTTGTTCACTACGGGTTGAGCGGTCCGTTTATCGATCCGGCTGTAACGAACAAAAGTGCAACTGTTCGTTAGTCGTGCGACTGACAGCAGGTGCAGTGTCTCTGATCGATAGACCGAGCGCTTTCACACTTGAGAGATTCTTGTCGACGAGAATTAAGTATCTAATGTCGATTGTGCGCGACACGCGGAATTAAATGTCTAACATTGTACGAAAGTCGAAGAACAAGTTAAGGAGTAGTTTAACGTTACGTAGAATAGTTACAAgtagatattattaatataacttACATCGATGTTTAATACTTTGGTTTCCATTTCACATTCTACCAGGTAATCTACGAATGTACTTAAGTACGTACAGTTCAACAGCATCATCGACGTAATCTATTTTGATTTATCGTATGAAAAAATAGTTTGCAACTCCGATGAGAAAACCTTATTGCACTTTTCACGCGCAGTGCATACatcatagaaaacaatatatggAGACTACACGAGACCAAGATAAATCACCTGtaaatcgttttttttttctttttcgaaaaCTTCTTCCTTATTTCCATAGATTCGTCCTCGACGGTAAAGATCGAAGCGCCGTGTTATCTATTTTGGTCCCCGCGTAGCTCATACCTATACAACATTTTTCCTCTCGTAATCTGGAAGACTATGACACTATCGTAACAATACAATGGCGTTCAGTGCAAATCTTAAATATCCTTTCGGAAAATAGTATGCGTGTAAGAAAGTAGTGATCTTCCTTTGCTTCATACGTGCCCAGAAGGTGCATCGTACGTGTGTATTTAAGGCTCGAATCGTATAAATAAAGGATGATTGTCATGATCGTAATTCGATATTTACAGATGATCGTTCGAATGAACACAGTTTGAACGGCGATACAAATTGGCTGTggaaacgtgaaatatttgGTTGACCGAGAATTCGAAAATTGTTAACGATCGTAAAGCCAAGTGTTTGCCGCTGAATAAACTCCAACGCGTTCGATCCTGAGACAAAAGGCGGAGAGATTAAGAAGGCAAAGTCTACGAGATCTACGAAATATTACGAGATTCGATACAATGTAAAGATTATCAAAAACTTCATAAAGAGCTCCCCCGTTTTGGGGGACTCGAATTCATATTTATACAGGGTACAACAAGACGCGGGTGGGTCGTGCTATAAAAATTGCATCCGCTGCTGTCGAGTAAAGCTTGTAAATCAGTGAAATGTCGAGAAAGGGGGACCACCTTCTCTCACTCACTGTACCTTAACGGTAACAGTACTAACGTAAGATCGCCGTAGCATATACGGTACTATCATTTGCTAACAGTAGCCAACGTTCGcatgaaaatatgtaaaccGTGAAAGACTCGGGGATGATACCGATGAGATCAGTCAGCAATCTTATCTACTGGTTCGAGTAACATCCGCGACGTTCGTCGACAGTTACGTTCCCCAGTTGTAAGTTGTAATTGCAGTAGCTTTCATCCCCCGACGTTGCGTCTTCCGCGAACGCAAGCCCGCGAACGACACCTCAGATCACCGTGTCCTGATAAGCGGGTGGTCCGCTGAGAACGAACTGTCTCTGACTCTGTCTAACGATATCGGTCCTATTAGGCACCTGAGGTGTCGCTCTTACCCCATGATAATTACTGTAGCTGGACCTGGCGCTGGCTGGCCGATTATTGTACAAATCGTCCAAGTCTTCGCCGTTCAGACTTTGCGTGCTGGTCTGCTGGAATGTCGGATTGCTCTGGCCTTGCCACTGCATAGGATTCACTTCGTTTGGCTGCCAATTATCGGTGAGGTTCCTGGTGGAGCTGCTGGCGTCCCAATTCGGATAATTTTGGTTCGCGTAGTTGCTCGTGTTGGAATAATTGTTGGAGGAGTCCTGGTTCCAAAGCGTCGGCGAGGACACGGCCATGTTGACGGCTTCCGGTTGCCAGTTCGAGTTTCTGTCTCTGTCCCAGCTCATCGAGATTCTGTCGTAATTAAGGGTACCCTGGGACAGCGAGTTGACGTTCTGGTTGGTCAGATTGCTGGGCGTGGTGTTCGCGTACAGGCTCTCCTGATGGTCCATGATACGGTTCACGGGATTCTTTCGCCGCGACTGCCTGACCGAACTC includes:
- the GLS gene encoding glutaminase isoform X8 encodes the protein MHDSTRESYRSEGTRDQDQATNAEDVLFDMFKNEDTDLLPVGKFLAALRTTGLRNDDPRLQEFSDNLRKEHLATGGHEGVSHETQKLNREQFRRIINPNIVLISRAFRHQFIIPDWSGFTKHIEDFYWKCKSNSEGKVASYIPQLARMNPDYWGVSVCTIDGQRFSIGDTSIPFTLQSCSKPLTYAIALDRLGQEVVHQYVGQEPSGRNFNELVLDYNKKPHNPMINAGAILVCSLLKSLIKPEMTLAEKFDFTMNYFKRLAGGENLGFNNAVFLSEREAADRNYALGFYMREHNCYPDKTNLREIMDFYFQCCSMEANCDTMAVMAATLANGGICPITEEKVLKPDSVRDVLSLMHSCGMYDYSGQFAFKVGIPAKSGVSGSLLVVIPNVMGICTWSPPLDPLGNSCRGVQFCEELVSEFNFHSTYYDHRYDNLKHATNKKDPRRHKYETKGLSIVNLLFSAASGDVTALRRHRLSGMDMTLSDYDGRTALHLAASEGHLDCVEFLIEQCAVPHDPKDRWGKRPVDEAETFGHMHVVEYLNNYAIARKTELENTQEQADNEKTDSRNVVETTARTPLP